A window of Hevea brasiliensis isolate MT/VB/25A 57/8 chromosome 14, ASM3005281v1, whole genome shotgun sequence contains these coding sequences:
- the LOC110645443 gene encoding protein TONNEAU 1a: MDDYAREMMDLKTLVTRTLEKKGVLAKIRAELRASVFEAIEEEDRVIEKEEGLPPALLGSCNERAKQLHASPSGRLLTALICEYLDWAQLNHTHKVYLPECNLQKDFWKAELKEFSSKNGYDINRNGDSGPLLLDVLEGFLKFENLSQGRGIGRRVSEAESLSTLDSRNVRRPSSSSVAGGLPPLGRPASSQTSDRRAGSSMSSYRKDEYNWRYDNDELPEDVIRASAALENLQLDRKARNLTTSWRRAGDGMSDDDGRVDHI; encoded by the exons ATGGACGATTACGCTAGAGAAATGATGGACCTCAAGACTCTCGTCACTCGAACTCTGGAGAAGAAGGGCGTCCTCGCTAAGATCCGg GCTGAACTCAGGGCAAGTGTCTTTGAGGCAATTGAAGAGGAGGATAGGGTAATTGAAAAGGAAGAGGGCTTACCTCCTGCATTGTTGGGGAGCTGCAATGAACGCGCAAAACAACTTCATGCTTCTCCTTCAG GGAGGTTGCTAACTGCACTGATATGTGAATATTTGGACTGGGCACAACTGAATCATACACATAAAGTTTATCTGCCAGAGTGCAATTTG CAAAAGGATTTTTGGAAAGCTGAGTTGAAGGAATTTAGTAGTAAGAATGGATATGATATAAACAGAAATGGCGATAGTGGTCCTTTGCTTTTGGATGTTCTTGAAGGATTCTTGAAGTTTGAG AATTTATCCCAAGGAAGAGGTATTGGAAGGAGAGTATCAGAAGCTGAGTCCTTATCTACCTTAGATTCAAGGAATGTTCGAAGACCCTCTTCATCATCTGTTGCTGGTGGTTTACCTCCATTAGGAAG gccAGCTTCTTCTCAGACATCCG ATAGGAGAGCAGGATCCTCCATGTCTAGTTACAGGAAAGATGAATATAATTGGAGATATGACAATGATGAACTTCCAGAAGATGTGATACGAGCTTCAGCTGCACTGGAAAACCTTCAGTTGGACAGGAAGGCTCGCAATCTAACTACATCTTGGCG GCGTGCTGGGGATGGAATGAGTGATGATGATGGCAGGGTCGACCATATTTAG